One Globicephala melas chromosome 17, mGloMel1.2, whole genome shotgun sequence DNA window includes the following coding sequences:
- the ADCK5 gene encoding uncharacterized aarF domain-containing protein kinase 5 isoform X3, giving the protein MRLRCCRHSGNLMGLEAPPRSWVFEGRPADLPGLLVVHKCRPARGGGGLFLRPGLAGPGLRPAGMGVPRWRCPPAPIPSLYTCGQNSPGYLEVMSACHQRAADALVAGAISNGGLYVKLGQGLCSFNHLLPPEYIKTLRVLEDRALTRGFREVDELFLEDFRAPPHELFQEFDYQPIAAASLAQVHRARLHDGTVVAVKVRGAPAGRRGGHPGAGGQSSLQPPVQVQYIDLRDRFDGDIHTLELLLRLVELMHPSFGFSWVLQDLKGTLAQELDFENEGRNAERCARELQHFRYVVVPRVHWDVSGKRVLTAEFCEGCKVNDVEAIKTMGLAVRDVAEKLIQTFAEQIFYTGFVHSDPHPGNVLVRKGPDGKGQLVLLDHGLYQFLDEKDRSALCQLWRAVILRDEAAMKAHAAELGVQDYFLFSEVLMQRPVRLGQLWRSHLLSREEAAYMQDMAREHFEEVMAVLKALPRSMLLVLRNLNTVRAINTTLGAPVDRYFLMAKSAVRAWSRLAGATSQNTYGASLLRHIRVIWESFKFEVALRLETLSMRITALLVRVLVHLGLMPKTKGLYEYLEI; this is encoded by the exons ATGCGGCTCCGATGCTGCCGTCACTCAGGAAATCTCATGGGTTTAGAGGCACCTCCCAGGAGCTGG GTCTTTGAGGGTCGGCCTGCAGATCTCCCTGGACTACTGGTGGTGCACAAATGTCGTCCTGCGAGGGGTGGAGGAGGTTTGTTCCTGCGTCCTGGCCTGGCTGGTCCTGGCCTGCGGCCTGCGGGGATGGGGGTGCCCAGGTGGAGGTGCCCGCCCgcccccatcccttccctctATACCTGTGGTCAGAACAGCCCGGGGTACTTGGAGGTGATGTCTGCATGTCACCAGCGGGCGGCTGACGCCCTGGTGGCTGGGGCCATCAGCAACGGGGGCCTCTACGTGAAGCTGGGCCAGGGGCTGTGCTCCTTCAACCACCTGCTGCCTCCCGAGTACATCAAGACACTGCGGGTGCTGGAGGACAGGGCTCTCACGCGGGGCTTCCGGGAG GTGGATGAGCTGTTCCTCGAAGACTTCCGGGCCCCGCCCCACGAGCTCTTCCAGGAGTTTGACTACCAGCCCATCGCAGCAGCGAGCCTGGCCCAGGTGCACCGCGCCAGGCTGCACGACGGCACCGTGGTGGCCGTGAAGGTACGCGGGGCCCCCGCGGGGCGCCGCGGGGGGCATCCGGGCGCCGGTGGCCAGTCCTCCCTGCAGCCTCCCGTGCAGGTGCAGTACATCGACCTGCGGGACCGCTTCGACGGCGACATCCACACCCTGGAGCTCCTGCTGCGGCTCGTTGAGCTCATGCACCCCAGCTTCGGCTTCAGCTGGGTCCTCCAG GACCTGAAGGGGACCCTGGCCCAGGAGCTGGACTTTGAGAATGAGGGCCGCAATGCCGAGCGCTGTGCACGGGAGCTGCAGCACTTCCGCTATGTCGTGGTGCCACGCGTGCACTGGGACGTGTCCGGCAAG CGCGTGCTGACGGCGGAGTTCTGTGAGGGCTGCAAGGTCAACGACGTGGAGGCCATCAAGACCATGGGGCTGGCAGTGCGGGAC GTCGCGGAGAAACTGATCCAGACCTTTGCCGAGCAGATATTTTACACAGGCTTCGTCCACTCCGACCCCCACCCTGGCAATG TCCTGGTGCGGAAAGGCCCCGATGGGAAGGGACAGCTGGTGCTGCTGGACCACGGGCTGTACCAGTTCCTGGATGAGAA GGATCGGTCAGCCCTGTGCCAGCTGTGGCGGGCCGTCATTCTGAGGGACGAGGCTGCCATGAAGGCGCACGCGGCTGAGCTCGGGGTGCAAG ACTACTTCCTGTTCTCCGAGGTGCTCATGCAGCGGCCTGTGCGCCTGGGGCAGCTGTGGCGCTCACACCTGCTGAGCCGTGAGGAGGCGGCCTACATGCAGGACATGGCGCGGGAGCACTTCGAGGAGGTCATGGCCGTGCTCAAGGCCCTGCCGCGGTCCATGCTGCTCGTGCTGCGCAACCTCAACACCGTGCGCGCCATCAACACCACCCTGGGCGCCCCAGTGGACCGCTACTTCCTCATGGCCAAGAG CGCAGTCCGGGCCTGGAGCCGCCTGGCGGGCGCCACGAGCCAGAACACCTATGGTGCCAGCCTCCTGCGCCACATCAGGGTCATCTGGGAGTCGTTCAAGTTTGAAGTGGCCCTGAG GCTGGAGACCCTGTCGATGCGGATCACTGCGCTCCTGGTCCGAGTCCTGGTCCACCTGGGCCTCATGCCCAAGACCAAGGGGCTGTACGAGTACCTGGAGATCTAG
- the ADCK5 gene encoding uncharacterized aarF domain-containing protein kinase 5 isoform X11: MSACHQRAADALVAGAISNGGLYVKLGQGLCSFNHLLPPEYIKTLRVLEDRALTRGFREVDELFLEDFRAPPHELFQEFDYQPIAAASLAQVHRARLHDGTVVAVKVRGAPAGRRGGHPGAGGQSSLQPPVQVQYIDLRDRFDGDIHTLELLLRLVELMHPSFGFSWVLQDLKGTLAQELDFENEGRNAERCARELQHFRYVVVPRVHWDVSGKRVLTAEFCEGCKVNDVEAIKTMGLAVRDVAEKLIQTFAEQIFYTGFVHSDPHPGNVLVRKGPDGKGQLVLLDHGLYQFLDEKDRSALCQLWRAVILRDEAAMKAHAAELGVQDYFLFSEVLMQRPVRLGQLWRSHLLSREEAAYMQDMAREHFEEVMAVLKALPRSMLLVLRNLNTVRAINTTLGAPVDRYFLMAKSAVRAWSRLAGATSQNTYGASLLRHIRVIWESFKFEVALRLETLSMRITALLVRVLVHLGLMPKTKGLYEYLEI, encoded by the exons ATGTCTGCATGTCACCAGCGGGCGGCTGACGCCCTGGTGGCTGGGGCCATCAGCAACGGGGGCCTCTACGTGAAGCTGGGCCAGGGGCTGTGCTCCTTCAACCACCTGCTGCCTCCCGAGTACATCAAGACACTGCGGGTGCTGGAGGACAGGGCTCTCACGCGGGGCTTCCGGGAG GTGGATGAGCTGTTCCTCGAAGACTTCCGGGCCCCGCCCCACGAGCTCTTCCAGGAGTTTGACTACCAGCCCATCGCAGCAGCGAGCCTGGCCCAGGTGCACCGCGCCAGGCTGCACGACGGCACCGTGGTGGCCGTGAAGGTACGCGGGGCCCCCGCGGGGCGCCGCGGGGGGCATCCGGGCGCCGGTGGCCAGTCCTCCCTGCAGCCTCCCGTGCAGGTGCAGTACATCGACCTGCGGGACCGCTTCGACGGCGACATCCACACCCTGGAGCTCCTGCTGCGGCTCGTTGAGCTCATGCACCCCAGCTTCGGCTTCAGCTGGGTCCTCCAG GACCTGAAGGGGACCCTGGCCCAGGAGCTGGACTTTGAGAATGAGGGCCGCAATGCCGAGCGCTGTGCACGGGAGCTGCAGCACTTCCGCTATGTCGTGGTGCCACGCGTGCACTGGGACGTGTCCGGCAAG CGCGTGCTGACGGCGGAGTTCTGTGAGGGCTGCAAGGTCAACGACGTGGAGGCCATCAAGACCATGGGGCTGGCAGTGCGGGAC GTCGCGGAGAAACTGATCCAGACCTTTGCCGAGCAGATATTTTACACAGGCTTCGTCCACTCCGACCCCCACCCTGGCAATG TCCTGGTGCGGAAAGGCCCCGATGGGAAGGGACAGCTGGTGCTGCTGGACCACGGGCTGTACCAGTTCCTGGATGAGAA GGATCGGTCAGCCCTGTGCCAGCTGTGGCGGGCCGTCATTCTGAGGGACGAGGCTGCCATGAAGGCGCACGCGGCTGAGCTCGGGGTGCAAG ACTACTTCCTGTTCTCCGAGGTGCTCATGCAGCGGCCTGTGCGCCTGGGGCAGCTGTGGCGCTCACACCTGCTGAGCCGTGAGGAGGCGGCCTACATGCAGGACATGGCGCGGGAGCACTTCGAGGAGGTCATGGCCGTGCTCAAGGCCCTGCCGCGGTCCATGCTGCTCGTGCTGCGCAACCTCAACACCGTGCGCGCCATCAACACCACCCTGGGCGCCCCAGTGGACCGCTACTTCCTCATGGCCAAGAG CGCAGTCCGGGCCTGGAGCCGCCTGGCGGGCGCCACGAGCCAGAACACCTATGGTGCCAGCCTCCTGCGCCACATCAGGGTCATCTGGGAGTCGTTCAAGTTTGAAGTGGCCCTGAG GCTGGAGACCCTGTCGATGCGGATCACTGCGCTCCTGGTCCGAGTCCTGGTCCACCTGGGCCTCATGCCCAAGACCAAGGGGCTGTACGAGTACCTGGAGATCTAG
- the ADCK5 gene encoding uncharacterized aarF domain-containing protein kinase 5 isoform X12 → MHPSFGFSWVLQDLKGTLAQELDFENEGRNAERCARELQHFRYVVVPRVHWDVSGKRVLTAEFCEGCKVNDVEAIKTMGLAVRDVAEKLIQTFAEQIFYTGFVHSDPHPGNVLVRKGPDGKGQLVLLDHGLYQFLDEKDRSALCQLWRAVILRDEAAMKAHAAELGVQDYFLFSEVLMQRPVRLGQLWRSHLLSREEAAYMQDMAREHFEEVMAVLKALPRSMLLVLRNLNTVRAINTTLGAPVDRYFLMAKSAVRAWSRLAGATSQNTYGASLLRHIRVIWESFKFEVALRLETLSMRITALLVRVLVHLGLMPKTKGLYEYLEI, encoded by the exons ATGCACCCCAGCTTCGGCTTCAGCTGGGTCCTCCAG GACCTGAAGGGGACCCTGGCCCAGGAGCTGGACTTTGAGAATGAGGGCCGCAATGCCGAGCGCTGTGCACGGGAGCTGCAGCACTTCCGCTATGTCGTGGTGCCACGCGTGCACTGGGACGTGTCCGGCAAG CGCGTGCTGACGGCGGAGTTCTGTGAGGGCTGCAAGGTCAACGACGTGGAGGCCATCAAGACCATGGGGCTGGCAGTGCGGGAC GTCGCGGAGAAACTGATCCAGACCTTTGCCGAGCAGATATTTTACACAGGCTTCGTCCACTCCGACCCCCACCCTGGCAATG TCCTGGTGCGGAAAGGCCCCGATGGGAAGGGACAGCTGGTGCTGCTGGACCACGGGCTGTACCAGTTCCTGGATGAGAA GGATCGGTCAGCCCTGTGCCAGCTGTGGCGGGCCGTCATTCTGAGGGACGAGGCTGCCATGAAGGCGCACGCGGCTGAGCTCGGGGTGCAAG ACTACTTCCTGTTCTCCGAGGTGCTCATGCAGCGGCCTGTGCGCCTGGGGCAGCTGTGGCGCTCACACCTGCTGAGCCGTGAGGAGGCGGCCTACATGCAGGACATGGCGCGGGAGCACTTCGAGGAGGTCATGGCCGTGCTCAAGGCCCTGCCGCGGTCCATGCTGCTCGTGCTGCGCAACCTCAACACCGTGCGCGCCATCAACACCACCCTGGGCGCCCCAGTGGACCGCTACTTCCTCATGGCCAAGAG CGCAGTCCGGGCCTGGAGCCGCCTGGCGGGCGCCACGAGCCAGAACACCTATGGTGCCAGCCTCCTGCGCCACATCAGGGTCATCTGGGAGTCGTTCAAGTTTGAAGTGGCCCTGAG GCTGGAGACCCTGTCGATGCGGATCACTGCGCTCCTGGTCCGAGTCCTGGTCCACCTGGGCCTCATGCCCAAGACCAAGGGGCTGTACGAGTACCTGGAGATCTAG
- the ADCK5 gene encoding uncharacterized aarF domain-containing protein kinase 5 isoform X10 has translation MSSCEGWRSPGYLEVMSACHQRAADALVAGAISNGGLYVKLGQGLCSFNHLLPPEYIKTLRVLEDRALTRGFREVDELFLEDFRAPPHELFQEFDYQPIAAASLAQVHRARLHDGTVVAVKVRGAPAGRRGGHPGAGGQSSLQPPVQVQYIDLRDRFDGDIHTLELLLRLVELMHPSFGFSWVLQDLKGTLAQELDFENEGRNAERCARELQHFRYVVVPRVHWDVSGKRVLTAEFCEGCKVNDVEAIKTMGLAVRDVAEKLIQTFAEQIFYTGFVHSDPHPGNVLVRKGPDGKGQLVLLDHGLYQFLDEKDRSALCQLWRAVILRDEAAMKAHAAELGVQDYFLFSEVLMQRPVRLGQLWRSHLLSREEAAYMQDMAREHFEEVMAVLKALPRSMLLVLRNLNTVRAINTTLGAPVDRYFLMAKSAVRAWSRLAGATSQNTYGASLLRHIRVIWESFKFEVALRLETLSMRITALLVRVLVHLGLMPKTKGLYEYLEI, from the exons ATGTCGTCCTGCGAGGGGTGGAGGAG CCCGGGGTACTTGGAGGTGATGTCTGCATGTCACCAGCGGGCGGCTGACGCCCTGGTGGCTGGGGCCATCAGCAACGGGGGCCTCTACGTGAAGCTGGGCCAGGGGCTGTGCTCCTTCAACCACCTGCTGCCTCCCGAGTACATCAAGACACTGCGGGTGCTGGAGGACAGGGCTCTCACGCGGGGCTTCCGGGAG GTGGATGAGCTGTTCCTCGAAGACTTCCGGGCCCCGCCCCACGAGCTCTTCCAGGAGTTTGACTACCAGCCCATCGCAGCAGCGAGCCTGGCCCAGGTGCACCGCGCCAGGCTGCACGACGGCACCGTGGTGGCCGTGAAGGTACGCGGGGCCCCCGCGGGGCGCCGCGGGGGGCATCCGGGCGCCGGTGGCCAGTCCTCCCTGCAGCCTCCCGTGCAGGTGCAGTACATCGACCTGCGGGACCGCTTCGACGGCGACATCCACACCCTGGAGCTCCTGCTGCGGCTCGTTGAGCTCATGCACCCCAGCTTCGGCTTCAGCTGGGTCCTCCAG GACCTGAAGGGGACCCTGGCCCAGGAGCTGGACTTTGAGAATGAGGGCCGCAATGCCGAGCGCTGTGCACGGGAGCTGCAGCACTTCCGCTATGTCGTGGTGCCACGCGTGCACTGGGACGTGTCCGGCAAG CGCGTGCTGACGGCGGAGTTCTGTGAGGGCTGCAAGGTCAACGACGTGGAGGCCATCAAGACCATGGGGCTGGCAGTGCGGGAC GTCGCGGAGAAACTGATCCAGACCTTTGCCGAGCAGATATTTTACACAGGCTTCGTCCACTCCGACCCCCACCCTGGCAATG TCCTGGTGCGGAAAGGCCCCGATGGGAAGGGACAGCTGGTGCTGCTGGACCACGGGCTGTACCAGTTCCTGGATGAGAA GGATCGGTCAGCCCTGTGCCAGCTGTGGCGGGCCGTCATTCTGAGGGACGAGGCTGCCATGAAGGCGCACGCGGCTGAGCTCGGGGTGCAAG ACTACTTCCTGTTCTCCGAGGTGCTCATGCAGCGGCCTGTGCGCCTGGGGCAGCTGTGGCGCTCACACCTGCTGAGCCGTGAGGAGGCGGCCTACATGCAGGACATGGCGCGGGAGCACTTCGAGGAGGTCATGGCCGTGCTCAAGGCCCTGCCGCGGTCCATGCTGCTCGTGCTGCGCAACCTCAACACCGTGCGCGCCATCAACACCACCCTGGGCGCCCCAGTGGACCGCTACTTCCTCATGGCCAAGAG CGCAGTCCGGGCCTGGAGCCGCCTGGCGGGCGCCACGAGCCAGAACACCTATGGTGCCAGCCTCCTGCGCCACATCAGGGTCATCTGGGAGTCGTTCAAGTTTGAAGTGGCCCTGAG GCTGGAGACCCTGTCGATGCGGATCACTGCGCTCCTGGTCCGAGTCCTGGTCCACCTGGGCCTCATGCCCAAGACCAAGGGGCTGTACGAGTACCTGGAGATCTAG
- the ADCK5 gene encoding uncharacterized aarF domain-containing protein kinase 5 isoform X7 → MAEPQERRRMRLMVDGIGRFSRSLRVGLQISLDYWWCTNVVLRGVEENSPGYLEVMSACHQRAADALVAGAISNGGLYVKLGQGLCSFNHLLPPEYIKTLRVLEDRALTRGFREVDELFLEDFRAPPHELFQEFDYQPIAAASLAQVHRARLHDGTVVAVKVRGAPAGRRGGHPGAGGQSSLQPPVQVQYIDLRDRFDGDIHTLELLLRLVELMHPSFGFSWVLQDLKGTLAQELDFENEGRNAERCARELQHFRYVVVPRVHWDVSGKRVLTAEFCEGCKVNDVEAIKTMGLAVRDVAEKLIQTFAEQIFYTGFVHSDPHPGNVLVRKGPDGKGQLVLLDHGLYQFLDEKDRSALCQLWRAVILRDEAAMKAHAAELGVQDYFLFSEVLMQRPVRLGQLWRSHLLSREEAAYMQDMAREHFEEVMAVLKALPRSMLLVLRNLNTVRAINTTLGAPVDRYFLMAKSAVRAWSRLAGATSQNTYGASLLRHIRVIWESFKFEVALRLETLSMRITALLVRVLVHLGLMPKTKGLYEYLEI, encoded by the exons GTCTTTGAGGGTCGGCCTGCAGATCTCCCTGGACTACTGGTGGTGCACAAATGTCGTCCTGCGAGGGGTGGAGGAG AACAGCCCGGGGTACTTGGAGGTGATGTCTGCATGTCACCAGCGGGCGGCTGACGCCCTGGTGGCTGGGGCCATCAGCAACGGGGGCCTCTACGTGAAGCTGGGCCAGGGGCTGTGCTCCTTCAACCACCTGCTGCCTCCCGAGTACATCAAGACACTGCGGGTGCTGGAGGACAGGGCTCTCACGCGGGGCTTCCGGGAG GTGGATGAGCTGTTCCTCGAAGACTTCCGGGCCCCGCCCCACGAGCTCTTCCAGGAGTTTGACTACCAGCCCATCGCAGCAGCGAGCCTGGCCCAGGTGCACCGCGCCAGGCTGCACGACGGCACCGTGGTGGCCGTGAAGGTACGCGGGGCCCCCGCGGGGCGCCGCGGGGGGCATCCGGGCGCCGGTGGCCAGTCCTCCCTGCAGCCTCCCGTGCAGGTGCAGTACATCGACCTGCGGGACCGCTTCGACGGCGACATCCACACCCTGGAGCTCCTGCTGCGGCTCGTTGAGCTCATGCACCCCAGCTTCGGCTTCAGCTGGGTCCTCCAG GACCTGAAGGGGACCCTGGCCCAGGAGCTGGACTTTGAGAATGAGGGCCGCAATGCCGAGCGCTGTGCACGGGAGCTGCAGCACTTCCGCTATGTCGTGGTGCCACGCGTGCACTGGGACGTGTCCGGCAAG CGCGTGCTGACGGCGGAGTTCTGTGAGGGCTGCAAGGTCAACGACGTGGAGGCCATCAAGACCATGGGGCTGGCAGTGCGGGAC GTCGCGGAGAAACTGATCCAGACCTTTGCCGAGCAGATATTTTACACAGGCTTCGTCCACTCCGACCCCCACCCTGGCAATG TCCTGGTGCGGAAAGGCCCCGATGGGAAGGGACAGCTGGTGCTGCTGGACCACGGGCTGTACCAGTTCCTGGATGAGAA GGATCGGTCAGCCCTGTGCCAGCTGTGGCGGGCCGTCATTCTGAGGGACGAGGCTGCCATGAAGGCGCACGCGGCTGAGCTCGGGGTGCAAG ACTACTTCCTGTTCTCCGAGGTGCTCATGCAGCGGCCTGTGCGCCTGGGGCAGCTGTGGCGCTCACACCTGCTGAGCCGTGAGGAGGCGGCCTACATGCAGGACATGGCGCGGGAGCACTTCGAGGAGGTCATGGCCGTGCTCAAGGCCCTGCCGCGGTCCATGCTGCTCGTGCTGCGCAACCTCAACACCGTGCGCGCCATCAACACCACCCTGGGCGCCCCAGTGGACCGCTACTTCCTCATGGCCAAGAG CGCAGTCCGGGCCTGGAGCCGCCTGGCGGGCGCCACGAGCCAGAACACCTATGGTGCCAGCCTCCTGCGCCACATCAGGGTCATCTGGGAGTCGTTCAAGTTTGAAGTGGCCCTGAG GCTGGAGACCCTGTCGATGCGGATCACTGCGCTCCTGGTCCGAGTCCTGGTCCACCTGGGCCTCATGCCCAAGACCAAGGGGCTGTACGAGTACCTGGAGATCTAG
- the ADCK5 gene encoding uncharacterized aarF domain-containing protein kinase 5 isoform X5 → MWRPVFEGRPADLPGLLVVHKCRPARGGGGLFLRPGLAGPGLRPAGMGVPRWRCPPAPIPSLYTCGQNSPGYLEVMSACHQRAADALVAGAISNGGLYVKLGQGLCSFNHLLPPEYIKTLRVLEDRALTRGFREVDELFLEDFRAPPHELFQEFDYQPIAAASLAQVHRARLHDGTVVAVKVRGAPAGRRGGHPGAGGQSSLQPPVQVQYIDLRDRFDGDIHTLELLLRLVELMHPSFGFSWVLQDLKGTLAQELDFENEGRNAERCARELQHFRYVVVPRVHWDVSGKRVLTAEFCEGCKVNDVEAIKTMGLAVRDVAEKLIQTFAEQIFYTGFVHSDPHPGNVLVRKGPDGKGQLVLLDHGLYQFLDEKDRSALCQLWRAVILRDEAAMKAHAAELGVQDYFLFSEVLMQRPVRLGQLWRSHLLSREEAAYMQDMAREHFEEVMAVLKALPRSMLLVLRNLNTVRAINTTLGAPVDRYFLMAKSAVRAWSRLAGATSQNTYGASLLRHIRVIWESFKFEVALRLETLSMRITALLVRVLVHLGLMPKTKGLYEYLEI, encoded by the exons GTCTTTGAGGGTCGGCCTGCAGATCTCCCTGGACTACTGGTGGTGCACAAATGTCGTCCTGCGAGGGGTGGAGGAGGTTTGTTCCTGCGTCCTGGCCTGGCTGGTCCTGGCCTGCGGCCTGCGGGGATGGGGGTGCCCAGGTGGAGGTGCCCGCCCgcccccatcccttccctctATACCTGTGGTCAGAACAGCCCGGGGTACTTGGAGGTGATGTCTGCATGTCACCAGCGGGCGGCTGACGCCCTGGTGGCTGGGGCCATCAGCAACGGGGGCCTCTACGTGAAGCTGGGCCAGGGGCTGTGCTCCTTCAACCACCTGCTGCCTCCCGAGTACATCAAGACACTGCGGGTGCTGGAGGACAGGGCTCTCACGCGGGGCTTCCGGGAG GTGGATGAGCTGTTCCTCGAAGACTTCCGGGCCCCGCCCCACGAGCTCTTCCAGGAGTTTGACTACCAGCCCATCGCAGCAGCGAGCCTGGCCCAGGTGCACCGCGCCAGGCTGCACGACGGCACCGTGGTGGCCGTGAAGGTACGCGGGGCCCCCGCGGGGCGCCGCGGGGGGCATCCGGGCGCCGGTGGCCAGTCCTCCCTGCAGCCTCCCGTGCAGGTGCAGTACATCGACCTGCGGGACCGCTTCGACGGCGACATCCACACCCTGGAGCTCCTGCTGCGGCTCGTTGAGCTCATGCACCCCAGCTTCGGCTTCAGCTGGGTCCTCCAG GACCTGAAGGGGACCCTGGCCCAGGAGCTGGACTTTGAGAATGAGGGCCGCAATGCCGAGCGCTGTGCACGGGAGCTGCAGCACTTCCGCTATGTCGTGGTGCCACGCGTGCACTGGGACGTGTCCGGCAAG CGCGTGCTGACGGCGGAGTTCTGTGAGGGCTGCAAGGTCAACGACGTGGAGGCCATCAAGACCATGGGGCTGGCAGTGCGGGAC GTCGCGGAGAAACTGATCCAGACCTTTGCCGAGCAGATATTTTACACAGGCTTCGTCCACTCCGACCCCCACCCTGGCAATG TCCTGGTGCGGAAAGGCCCCGATGGGAAGGGACAGCTGGTGCTGCTGGACCACGGGCTGTACCAGTTCCTGGATGAGAA GGATCGGTCAGCCCTGTGCCAGCTGTGGCGGGCCGTCATTCTGAGGGACGAGGCTGCCATGAAGGCGCACGCGGCTGAGCTCGGGGTGCAAG ACTACTTCCTGTTCTCCGAGGTGCTCATGCAGCGGCCTGTGCGCCTGGGGCAGCTGTGGCGCTCACACCTGCTGAGCCGTGAGGAGGCGGCCTACATGCAGGACATGGCGCGGGAGCACTTCGAGGAGGTCATGGCCGTGCTCAAGGCCCTGCCGCGGTCCATGCTGCTCGTGCTGCGCAACCTCAACACCGTGCGCGCCATCAACACCACCCTGGGCGCCCCAGTGGACCGCTACTTCCTCATGGCCAAGAG CGCAGTCCGGGCCTGGAGCCGCCTGGCGGGCGCCACGAGCCAGAACACCTATGGTGCCAGCCTCCTGCGCCACATCAGGGTCATCTGGGAGTCGTTCAAGTTTGAAGTGGCCCTGAG GCTGGAGACCCTGTCGATGCGGATCACTGCGCTCCTGGTCCGAGTCCTGGTCCACCTGGGCCTCATGCCCAAGACCAAGGGGCTGTACGAGTACCTGGAGATCTAG
- the ADCK5 gene encoding uncharacterized aarF domain-containing protein kinase 5 isoform X9 — translation MVLRDGAGARGPRSLRVGLQISLDYWWCTNVVLRGVEENSPGYLEVMSACHQRAADALVAGAISNGGLYVKLGQGLCSFNHLLPPEYIKTLRVLEDRALTRGFREVDELFLEDFRAPPHELFQEFDYQPIAAASLAQVHRARLHDGTVVAVKVRGAPAGRRGGHPGAGGQSSLQPPVQVQYIDLRDRFDGDIHTLELLLRLVELMHPSFGFSWVLQDLKGTLAQELDFENEGRNAERCARELQHFRYVVVPRVHWDVSGKRVLTAEFCEGCKVNDVEAIKTMGLAVRDVAEKLIQTFAEQIFYTGFVHSDPHPGNVLVRKGPDGKGQLVLLDHGLYQFLDEKDRSALCQLWRAVILRDEAAMKAHAAELGVQDYFLFSEVLMQRPVRLGQLWRSHLLSREEAAYMQDMAREHFEEVMAVLKALPRSMLLVLRNLNTVRAINTTLGAPVDRYFLMAKSAVRAWSRLAGATSQNTYGASLLRHIRVIWESFKFEVALRLETLSMRITALLVRVLVHLGLMPKTKGLYEYLEI, via the exons ATGGTTCTTCGGGATGGAGCAGGGGCTCGGGGGCCACG GTCTTTGAGGGTCGGCCTGCAGATCTCCCTGGACTACTGGTGGTGCACAAATGTCGTCCTGCGAGGGGTGGAGGAG AACAGCCCGGGGTACTTGGAGGTGATGTCTGCATGTCACCAGCGGGCGGCTGACGCCCTGGTGGCTGGGGCCATCAGCAACGGGGGCCTCTACGTGAAGCTGGGCCAGGGGCTGTGCTCCTTCAACCACCTGCTGCCTCCCGAGTACATCAAGACACTGCGGGTGCTGGAGGACAGGGCTCTCACGCGGGGCTTCCGGGAG GTGGATGAGCTGTTCCTCGAAGACTTCCGGGCCCCGCCCCACGAGCTCTTCCAGGAGTTTGACTACCAGCCCATCGCAGCAGCGAGCCTGGCCCAGGTGCACCGCGCCAGGCTGCACGACGGCACCGTGGTGGCCGTGAAGGTACGCGGGGCCCCCGCGGGGCGCCGCGGGGGGCATCCGGGCGCCGGTGGCCAGTCCTCCCTGCAGCCTCCCGTGCAGGTGCAGTACATCGACCTGCGGGACCGCTTCGACGGCGACATCCACACCCTGGAGCTCCTGCTGCGGCTCGTTGAGCTCATGCACCCCAGCTTCGGCTTCAGCTGGGTCCTCCAG GACCTGAAGGGGACCCTGGCCCAGGAGCTGGACTTTGAGAATGAGGGCCGCAATGCCGAGCGCTGTGCACGGGAGCTGCAGCACTTCCGCTATGTCGTGGTGCCACGCGTGCACTGGGACGTGTCCGGCAAG CGCGTGCTGACGGCGGAGTTCTGTGAGGGCTGCAAGGTCAACGACGTGGAGGCCATCAAGACCATGGGGCTGGCAGTGCGGGAC GTCGCGGAGAAACTGATCCAGACCTTTGCCGAGCAGATATTTTACACAGGCTTCGTCCACTCCGACCCCCACCCTGGCAATG TCCTGGTGCGGAAAGGCCCCGATGGGAAGGGACAGCTGGTGCTGCTGGACCACGGGCTGTACCAGTTCCTGGATGAGAA GGATCGGTCAGCCCTGTGCCAGCTGTGGCGGGCCGTCATTCTGAGGGACGAGGCTGCCATGAAGGCGCACGCGGCTGAGCTCGGGGTGCAAG ACTACTTCCTGTTCTCCGAGGTGCTCATGCAGCGGCCTGTGCGCCTGGGGCAGCTGTGGCGCTCACACCTGCTGAGCCGTGAGGAGGCGGCCTACATGCAGGACATGGCGCGGGAGCACTTCGAGGAGGTCATGGCCGTGCTCAAGGCCCTGCCGCGGTCCATGCTGCTCGTGCTGCGCAACCTCAACACCGTGCGCGCCATCAACACCACCCTGGGCGCCCCAGTGGACCGCTACTTCCTCATGGCCAAGAG CGCAGTCCGGGCCTGGAGCCGCCTGGCGGGCGCCACGAGCCAGAACACCTATGGTGCCAGCCTCCTGCGCCACATCAGGGTCATCTGGGAGTCGTTCAAGTTTGAAGTGGCCCTGAG GCTGGAGACCCTGTCGATGCGGATCACTGCGCTCCTGGTCCGAGTCCTGGTCCACCTGGGCCTCATGCCCAAGACCAAGGGGCTGTACGAGTACCTGGAGATCTAG